The region AGGATTGTTGAGGTAGTGTTTGAGCGTGTAGGTCGGATTGAACGTGGCCTTGCGCGTGTACTGTCCTGCGACATACACGTTGTCGTCCGCATCGACCCCAATGTCGAAGCCGTTGACCGAGCCGACCGGATCGCCCGCCTGCCGGACCCAGACCAGCGCCCCGGCGCTGGTGTACTTCGCCACGAACAGGTCGGAAGAGCCCTGGCTCGTCAGTTGTACCGGAAAATAAATGGGGAAGGTGATGCCGCCATACATCAAATACCAGGTAAAGTAGCCGAAAGTAGCCGTGCCACTGAAGGAGCCGGTCAGGTAACTGTTGCCTGCGTTGTCCACATGAATGGCTTGTTGCGTGACGTTGGACGAAAGCACTTTGGTCCAGAGATACGATTGCGCGCGGACCGGGGCGGCCCCGCCGAGTGCGGCAGCCAGGCAAAGCCCGAACAGGAGGCGCACGATGCGCCGGGAGAGCATAGACGTTACGGTTTTCATAGGAGGGAAAGATTTAGGGATAGGAAAAGACATGCTGTGGCCAGGAGATGGCACAGGAATCACCAGAGATTGTGTCAAGAAGAACTCCCGCTGCGGAGCCGGCAGGAGCAACCGTGCCACCGGGTGTGGCACTAACGTCTGAGAGTAGCCTCTGATCGCACAGGAGCGAACGATTAGAGGTAGCGAGCGCCTAAAATTCTAAAATAAATACCTCAAAACCAACCCGTTAGTCTGTAATACAGAATAAATCCTATTGCAGAGAGATCGGTACAGGCCGTTGATAAATTCCCTCGAAGGTCGGTGAGAGCCCCCTCCTCGCCTCGGTAAAGCGGTTTCCCCCTCTCCAAAATATGCTAATAATCCTTTTTCGGTCGCGATCGACGTGCGGGCACAAAAAAATCGTGGCACCACCCGGCAAGCGGGTTGCGCCACGACGTACCAAACCTTATTGTAAAACAGGTACTAACGGATTCGGACTCAGACCGCCTGGGCCACACCGGCCGGTTTGAGGTCGAACACGTCCGCCAGTAGTTCGTACGAACGCAGTCGGTCCTGGAAATCGTCGGTAATGGTGGCCAGCACCACTTCGTCGACTTCGTAACGGGCCGCCAGTTGTTCGATCTTTTCCTTCATCTGCTCGGGCGTACCGGCAATCATCCGCCCCCGGTTGAAGTGAATGCGCTGCAACTCGGGTTCGGTGTAGGGGTAATCTTTGATCTCCGCGTACGTTGGGGCACTGTCGCGCAGCCCTTTTTCCAGGTTCAGAATGCGGTGGTCCATCACGGCCAGCAGTTCCTGTACTTTTTCGTCGGTATCGGCACAAAACGCAAAGATGCCGACGTTGGCCTGCGGTTCGGGCAGCCGCTCCGAAGGCTGAAACCGGTGGCGATACGACTGCACCGCCTCGGGGCCGCCGCGTGGGTTGATGAAATGGGCAAACGAGAGCGCCATGCCGAAATGTGCCGCCAGCACACCGCTTTCCCCGCTCGAGGTCAGCATCCACAACGCCGGCACCGTGGCCGCATGCGGAATGGCCTTCACTTTTTCGAGCACGGTATCGGGCGTCACCGTATCGGTCAGAAAATCCTGTAACTCCGTCAGTTGCTGCACGAACGCCCGGGGGTCGAATTGATTCGACGGGTTCAGAAGGTGGGCCGTCAGGCGGTCTCCCCCCGGGGCGCGGCCAATGCCCAGGTCGATCCGTCCCGGCGACAGGGCTTCCAGCAAACGGAAGTTTTCGGCCACCTTCAGGGTGCTGTGGTTGGGCAGCATCACGCCCCCTGAGCCCAGCCGCAGGTGTTGGGTTTCGGCCGCCAGCCGGGCAATCAACACTTCCGGAGCCGGTCCGGCTAGGCCCGGGGTGTTGTGGTGCTCGGAAACCCAATAGCGCGTATAGCCCAGTTTGTCGGTCAGCCGCGCCAGTTGGATCGTTTCCTGTAACGCTTGTTCGGCCGTAGCCCCCCGCCGGACGGGCGACTGGTCGAGCACGCTCAGTTTTATTTTCTGCTCTTTCATGATTTCTGCGAGTTTAGACACTTCGATTTTTTTGCAACGCCTCCTGCACCTCCGGGCTGTCGGGGGCCACGGCCGGGCCGAAGTAATGCGTCAGTTGGCCTTTTTCGTCGATCAGGTACTTGCTAAAATTCCAGTCGGGAGCCTGCGGATTCCAGCCGTTTCGTTCGGGCTGCGAAAGCCACTGAAACACCGGATGCTGCTGTGGCCCCTTCACGACCTGCGCCTTCTTCATCAGCGGAAACGTTACGCCAAAATTCACCTGACAGAACTGGGCAATTTCCTGGTCGTTGCTTCGCTCCTGTTCCTTAAAATCGTTCGCCGGGAATCCCACAATGACCAGGTCGTCACGCCGCCCCTGGTAGAGCTGCTGCAAGGCCTCATACTGATTGGTGTAACCGCAGTTGGAAGCCGTGTTGACCACCAGCACCTTCTTGCCGCGGAACTGCGCAAACGGCACTTCGTTCCCCCGGTTGTCGAGGGCTTTCAGGTCGTAGAACGAGGCTGCAGGCGCGATGCGTTGCCGATTCTCCAGCACTTTCCCGTTTTTCGAACGGCGGCTCAGTTTCATGATCAGCGGATAGACCGCTTTCAAAAGGCGTTGTCGGAAATTCATAAGGTCGTTATACGTTGGCTTCTACAATCATTTTTCCCTGGTTTTTGCCGCTAAAAAGCCCCAGGAACGCAGTGGGCAATTGCTCGAACCCGGCTACGATGGTCTCGGTAAACTGAATCCGCCCTTCTTTCACCCAGCCGGTGAGGTGTTGCATGGCTTCCGGAAAGCGGTGCTGGTAATTGCTGACGATGAAGCCCTGCATCAGGACGCTGCGCTTGAGCAACAGCGGCTGCAACCGGGGACCCATCGGGACCGCGTCGGCATTGTAGAGGGCGATCTGCCCGCACAGGGGAACCCGCCCGAACGTGTTGATCTGTTGCAGGACCGCGTCAGAAATGTCGCCGCCTACGTTGTCGAAATACACGTCGACGCCTTCAGGACAGGCGGCTTTGAGGGCGGCGTTCAGGTCGGGCGTGGTCTTGTAATTGATGCCTTCGTCGAAGCCATAGTCTTTCAAAAGCCGGACTTTTTCGTCGGAACCGGCGATGCCGACCACACGACACCCCTGGATTTTGGCAATCTGCCCGACCACCAGCCCTACGGCGCCGGACGCTCCCGACACCACGACCGTTTCTCCGGCCTTCGGCTGGCCGATGTCCATCAGCCCTACATACGCCGTCAGGCCCGGCATGCCCAGCACACCGAGGTAATAGTGCGCCGGAACGCCTTCGACGTCGAGTTTCCGCAGCGCTTTGGCGGGCACCACCGCCTCCGTGGCCCAGGGCAAGGTTCCCAGCACCACATCGCCCGCTTGCAACGCTTCCGACCGGCTTTCAATTACTTTTCCGATGACTCCGCCGTTGATCGGGGCGCCGATCTGGTAGGGTGGCACGTACGATTTTGCGTCACTCATCCGGCCCCGCATGTACGGATCGACGGAATAGTACCACCCTTTTACCCGCACCTCATCCTCGACCAGGGCGGGTAACGTTACTTCTTCGACACGAAAATGAGAGGCATCGGGCGTGCCGTGGGGACGCGACGCCAGGACAATCTGCTGGACTCCACTCATGCGTTCTCGGACGTAAGTTCGTCTGTCGTGACCTGCAGGTCGACGTCGATATTACCGCGTGTCGCGTTCGAGTAAGGGCAAACCGCGTGGGCCTGCCGGACCAGGGCTTCGGCCTCGGCCGGATCGATGCCGGGGATGTTGGCTACCAGCGTGACGTGCAACCCATAGCCACCGCTGCCGTTCGGGCCAATGCCGACAGAAGCTTTTACCGAGGTCGTGCCGGTTTTTAATTTGGCTTTGCTAATGATCAGGTTCAAAGCGCTATCGAAACAGGCCGCATACCCCGCCGCAAAAAGCTGTTCGGGGTTGGTATAGGCGCCGCCGGGTCCGCCCATTTCCCGGGGTACACGGACTTCCAAATCCAATACGTTGTCCGATGAGGCGACATGGCCGTTACGGCCGCCGGTTGCCGTGGCTTCGGCGGTATAGAGTGCTTTACTCATGCTAATTATGAATGTGTGAGATTGTGAATGTGTGAATGTGAATTATCGCGCGTCTTCTTCTGTACGGTCGAGCTGGCAGGTCGCGAGGGCTTCCAGGGCACGCACGGCCTGGTCGCGTAGCGCTTCCATCTGCTCGGGCGTCATGTTGCAGCGGTGCACAAACCGTTCGGGAATGCCCTCCGCTTTTTTGCGCAGGGCAATGCCTTCGTCCGTCAGAGAAATCTCCACCACCCGTTCGTCGTGCGCGGCGCGGTGGCGTCGCAACAACCCTTTCTGTTCCAGGCGCTTCAGCAAAGGCGTCAGCGTGCCGCTATCCAGGTACAACCGGTCGCCCAGCGCTTTTACCGAGAGCGACTTCTGCTCCCAGAGTACCAGAAAGACCAAGTACTGCGGATACGTCAGGTCCAGCTCGTCCAGCAAGGGGCGGTACTGCGCCGTGATTTGCCGGGAGAGTACGTAGAGCGGAAAACAAACCTGGTGGTCAAGATTCAGAAGATCCATGATGCAAAATTAAATTGTGCACAATTAATTAAACCAGATTTCTTCCGTTTTTGTTACTCAACCGTTCAATTCTTTTACATTTCTTGAAAAATCGGGGCCAGAGCGCTCCGTTTGCAGCATAGATGGCGATGAATTCCTCCTCGTTTCGGGCGTTTGCCCAACGTTTGAAAACGGAAGCGTACGTGATGCCCGTCCTGTTTATCGGGCACGGCTCCCCCATGAACGGCATCGAAGACAATCGTTTTAGTCAACAGTGGGCGCAACTGGCCCGCGACATCCCCACGCCCAGCGCTGTGCTCTGTGTGTCGGCTCACTGGCTGACCCGGGGCACGCACATCACCGCGATGGAGCAACCGCGCACCATTCACGATTTCGGGGGCTTCCCGCGGGCGTTATTTGACGTAGAGTATCCGGCGCCCGGTAATCCGGCCCTGGCACAGGCGGTAACCGAACTGGTGAAAAAAACGCCCGTGGGGCTCGATCACGAATGGGGACTCGACCACGGTACCTGGACGGTCGTGCGGCACATGTTTCCGGAAGCGAACGTGCCGGTACTGCAACTGAGCCTGAATTACCACCAGCCGCTGGCGTACCATTACGAGCTGGCGAAAGAGTTGTATGCGTTGCGAAAAAAAGGGGTGCTGATCATCGGCAGTGGCAACATGGTGCACAACCTGCGCCTGGTGTCGTGGGAGATGATCCACGGCGGCGGGTACGACTGGGCACTGCACATCAATGAGACGTTCAAGGGGCTGATCCGCGAACGCGACCACCACGCGTTGATCCAGTACGAAAAACTGGGCAGCGAGGCACAACTCGCCATCCCCACCCCCGACCACTACCTGCCGCTACTCTACACGCTGGGCCTACAGCAGGCTGACGAAGAAGCCACCTTTTTCAATGACCAGGCCGTCGGCGGCTCACTGACCATGACGTCGGTCAAGATCGGCTAACGGGCGGGCTTGTCGACACTGGCCTTGCGGCGAGTGCTACGCCGGACCTGTTCCAGAGGAAGCATCACCGACAGGCTGGCGTGGCGGATGTTCACGTTGATTTCGGCCGGGGTGCCCACCACTTCGCCGTCGATCTGAAATTGCGACCCATCGGGATTCAGAATGCGAGCCTCCCGGCAGGTAATCACTTTGGTATAGACCGACTCGTCGATGCTGTCGCGGTACATGTGGTACAGAATGCCGATGCCGGCCGCTTTGGGAAACTCCTCCAGGATGCAGACCTCGAACTGCCCGTCGTCCACTTTGCCCTCCGGGTTGATCGTTGCGTTGGAGCCGAACATGTTGGCATTGGCGATGGTTACCATAAACGCCCGGCCTTTGTAGTGCTCGTCCGGCGTGATGACTTCGTAATGGGCCGGTTCGTAATCCATGTATTCTTTGACCGTATTCCAGGCGTAGGCCATCGGCCCGCGCTGATCTCCTTCGTCGAACCGCTTCACGATCAGCGCGTTGAACCCCAGGTCCGACAGGTGCAGCGAGGTTTGTCCGTTGATTTCCAGCGTGTCGATCGGCCGGGGTTGCCCCGAGGCCAGCACCGCAATGGCTTCGTCCAGGTCCTGCGGAATACCCAGGTCTTTCGAGAGACCGTTGCCCGACCCCATCGGAATAATGCCCAACGTTACCTCTTTTCCTACCAGTAGCGTCCCGACCATGTTGACCGTTCCGTCGCCCCCCACCGCCACCACCATGTCGGGCTGGCGTTCTTCGATGAGCTGACGCAACGCTTCTTCGTCGCCGTCGCCGCTCGTGGTGTAAATGTGGTAGTCGGACCAGTGCTGCTGCGCGAAGGTTTTAATCTGTGCGATACAGGCTTCTTTTTCCGTATCGCCCGAAATGGGGTTCAGGACCAGAATAACGCGTTGGGGTGATGCTTGCATGGATTTCTAAAAAGTTCTCAACTCCCTATACGCAGACGCCGCAAGAAAGTAGTCGTCCGTCTTTAAATCGCTGGAAAAGACCTGCTTCGTCCGTAGGCCGAGAGGCTGATCCGGGCTATTCACCACCAATCGATTTTTCATGCCGACCGCGTAGCAAATCCCGCCACTCATACAAAAGCTATCTTGATAGATAGCATTACTATCATACCTTTGAGTCATACTTAAAAACAAAACCCAAGAACTAAACGAACCATACCCATGAAAACGCGCATCTTCACCTTCGCCCTGGCCTTGTCCTTGATCGGTATTCAGACCAGCCACGCTACTTCGGTCGATCCGGAAAAGAAAAAGAAAGACACCACCGCCACTGCCGCCACCGAGCAAGCACAGCCCAGCACCATCAAGGTATACGACCTTGCCGGCGACCTGCAATTTGAGGGCACAGAACTGGTAAACCTGCCCGAAAAAAGCGAGTTTCTGTTCTCGTACGAAGGCGTTTCCTACTACATTCTGGATGAAGTCTATCAAGCACCGAACGCCGTGCAAATCGCCCAGAAACCCGATAAATAACGCTCCCCTCCGGCTCTTTCGCTCAGCAGCGGCAATTCCCCATGGTTGCCGCTTTTTTTGTGCAATAGAGAGTAAGGAAAGCCCGTGCGGCTGGCTCAAAGACCAAGTTGGGCTATCGTGGCAGGTGGTTCCCACCGCGTTGTTCGAACTCCCGCAGGACCGGATGCCGAGATGGTGCAACGCGTTACGCAAGCCCTGAGGCAGATGAAGAAGATCGACTTTCCGGCGTTGCAACAGGCGTCTGCCGGCGAACCGGTGGGGTGATGTGGTAAAAAAGCGTTCTGTGTGTGACGGGCGGTTCGGCCTCGGGGCATACGCAGCAGGCGCTTCGTTTTTTTAGTCTACCTCCAGCACAATGAACTCGACCCGGCGGTTCTGCTGACGCCCCGCCTCGGTGTCGTTCCCTACCAGCGGACGTGTCTCGCCGTAGCCGATGCTTTGCAGATTGGCTTCGGTCACGCCCTGCTTGAGTAGGTAGGCACGCACGGCGGCCGCCCGTTGTTTGCTCAACTGTTGGTTGTACGCGTCGGCACCCTGGCTGTCGGTATGGCCCGCAATTTCGACACTGATCTTCGGATTGGTCTTGAGGATGCGGGCCAGTTGGTTCAGTTCGACGAACGACTCGGGCCGCAGTTCATATTTGTCCGTCTCGAAATAGATGTTCCGCAGGGTGATTTTCGCGCCCTTCTCAATCGGCACCAGTTCCAGATCGACGGTTTTCTCGGTGTATTGGCTGATGTTGCGCAGGTCCAGATTCTGGTACACCGACAGGTAGCCTTCCTCCTGCGCGGAAAATCCGTAGCTGTCTTCGGCCGGCAACACGATGCTGTACGCACCGGTCTGGGGATCAGAAGCGGCACGGCCCATTTCCTGCCCGTCCTGGAGTGAGTAGTAACTGATGTCGGTCGCCAGCGGCAGGCCGGTTTTCTGGTCGGACACCACGCCCGATACCAGCACGATGGGTTGCGGCCGCAGGGCCTGCGGCAGCGGGGCCCGGAAAATGTCCGCGCCGTTTTCCTTGACATCGTACGACACGTAATAGGCGTAGGCGCCGTCGGCCGTAATGGTGTAGTAGGCGTTCCAGGCCGCCGAGTTGATGGACGGCCCCAGGTTGACCGGCTCGCTCCACTCGGCCCAGCCGTCGCCCAGCCGCCGCGTCATGAACATGTCTTTACTTCCGTAGCCGGGCAGGCCGCTGGTGGCGTAGTACAGCGTACGGTTGTCGGAGGCCAGAAAGGGCGACGATTCATCGTCGGCGGTGTTCACCACCGGACCCAGGTTGACGGGGGCCGACCAGTGGCCGTTTTCCTGTTTCAGCGAGTAATACATGTCTTTTCCGGCCACGCCATCTTTCCGCTGCACGGTCATGATGATCACGTCGCCCGAGTTGGCCAGAGAGTACTCACCGTATTTGCTGTCGTTGTAATAATCGTCGATTTCGACGGGCTGCGGAAATCCCCACCCGTCGGCCTGTTTCCGCGAAATGGAGATGCCGTTTTCGGTAGTGCCGTCTTCTTTGTAGCGGTTGAGCAACAGCAGTGACTGGCCGTCGGGCGTCACCGATAAAACCGCGTTGTTGGCGGCTGTGTTGAGCGGAGCCGGCGCGTATTCGCTCTTTTCGAAGGTTCCGTTTTTGTAATTGGATTTCCAGATCTCCTGATTTTTTCCTTTCTCCTGCCGCACGAAGTAGAGCGTAGCGCCGTCGGGAGAAATGACGGGCAGCAACTCCTCCACCCCCGAGTTGATGTGGTCACCCAGGTGTTCGGGTTGCAGCGCGGGAAGTTGCGCCGGCAGATTGATTGCGATCTGGTACGCCTCCTGGTGATCGGCAATGCCAATGGCATCGATCTGGTTGTAGTCGGGCACCGCTCCGGCATTCAGTTCGACCCGCACGGCATGCACGTCGAATCCGGTCCGTTCGCATCGGATCGTCAGCAACCGGCCGCCCTCTATTTTGGCGGGATTGGGCTCATAAAATACTTCCACGGACTTGCCCTTCTCGTCTTTCACGAACACGCGCGTAATGGCCCCTGCGTTCAGGTTTTCGTTGATGAAGATCTGCTGCACCGGTTGCGGATGCGCAAACCCGACTTCGATAAATTCGGTAGCGGTCGAGTTTTTGTTGGTGAACGTCCAGGCACACCCCGACGCGCCGAAGTTGGGCATCACACTGGGTGCCCCCAATGCCTGCGTGGCGTGGTATTGCCCCGGCTTGTCTTTGTACACAAACTCTGAGGAAAAAGCGATAACGCGGCTGGCCCACTGCACGGGCTGCGCTACCGCGAGGGTTGACCACAACCCGGCGACTACGAAAAGAAGGATACGCATGATACGAACGACTAGAACCTAGAACCTCCGCGCGCAGGCCTCACGACACATACGCTCGGGTTTGTACTTTTCTGATGAAACACCAAGATGGGCAAAAAGACAGGTTTCGCCACACCCACCGCCAACGGCCCATGTAAGGCAAGACGGCGGCCCGAAACCACCACACGCACTTTTGACGATTTCAAGAAGGAGTTTTCTGCACTGTGCGTGCAACCTCACCAGCGAAAGCCTAGCAGGCTCATCAGTGAACAGAGGCGGGGTAGTCACGACACGCGGCACACCGCACCCGGCGTCACAGGAAAAGTAACCAGCAGACGAAAGATGCCTCCGCCGCATGAACGGAGCTGCATTTGCGCATCGCGAGCGGACGGATGCCCCGCGGTACGTGTTGGTGCACCACAACACCAGACACTACTGACGCGCGTGCTTTTTTCGGTCGATCTTCCGTCGTGCAAGTCGCTTGAGAAAGGAGGCAACAACGCCTCAACGCACGCGGGCTTAACGGGGCATTTCCTGACGCCGGATGCGGTAGGCACACCGTCGCCCGCCCTGCATCAGGTGCTCGACCCGCTCGACCCGCACGCCCTCGCCCAGCAGATCACGGAAAGTATTGAGTTCTGAACGACAAAATCCCTGGCAGTGCGTAGCCGCCGCGCAGATGGGACAGTGGTTTTCGATCAGCAGAAAAGCGTCTTCTTCTTCCTGTACTTCGGCCATGTAGCCCTCCCGGTTGCGCGCCTCGGCCAGGGCCATCACC is a window of Catalinimonas alkaloidigena DNA encoding:
- a CDS encoding OmpA family protein, with amino-acid sequence MRILLFVVAGLWSTLAVAQPVQWASRVIAFSSEFVYKDKPGQYHATQALGAPSVMPNFGASGCAWTFTNKNSTATEFIEVGFAHPQPVQQIFINENLNAGAITRVFVKDEKGKSVEVFYEPNPAKIEGGRLLTIRCERTGFDVHAVRVELNAGAVPDYNQIDAIGIADHQEAYQIAINLPAQLPALQPEHLGDHINSGVEELLPVISPDGATLYFVRQEKGKNQEIWKSNYKNGTFEKSEYAPAPLNTAANNAVLSVTPDGQSLLLLNRYKEDGTTENGISISRKQADGWGFPQPVEIDDYYNDSKYGEYSLANSGDVIIMTVQRKDGVAGKDMYYSLKQENGHWSAPVNLGPVVNTADDESSPFLASDNRTLYYATSGLPGYGSKDMFMTRRLGDGWAEWSEPVNLGPSINSAAWNAYYTITADGAYAYYVSYDVKENGADIFRAPLPQALRPQPIVLVSGVVSDQKTGLPLATDISYYSLQDGQEMGRAASDPQTGAYSIVLPAEDSYGFSAQEEGYLSVYQNLDLRNISQYTEKTVDLELVPIEKGAKITLRNIYFETDKYELRPESFVELNQLARILKTNPKISVEIAGHTDSQGADAYNQQLSKQRAAAVRAYLLKQGVTEANLQSIGYGETRPLVGNDTEAGRQQNRRVEFIVLEVD
- the ygiD gene encoding 4,5-DOPA dioxygenase extradiol, translated to MNSSSFRAFAQRLKTEAYVMPVLFIGHGSPMNGIEDNRFSQQWAQLARDIPTPSAVLCVSAHWLTRGTHITAMEQPRTIHDFGGFPRALFDVEYPAPGNPALAQAVTELVKKTPVGLDHEWGLDHGTWTVVRHMFPEANVPVLQLSLNYHQPLAYHYELAKELYALRKKGVLIIGSGNMVHNLRLVSWEMIHGGGYDWALHINETFKGLIRERDHHALIQYEKLGSEAQLAIPTPDHYLPLLYTLGLQQADEEATFFNDQAVGGSLTMTSVKIG
- a CDS encoding glutathione peroxidase, which encodes MNFRQRLLKAVYPLIMKLSRRSKNGKVLENRQRIAPAASFYDLKALDNRGNEVPFAQFRGKKVLVVNTASNCGYTNQYEALQQLYQGRRDDLVIVGFPANDFKEQERSNDQEIAQFCQVNFGVTFPLMKKAQVVKGPQQHPVFQWLSQPERNGWNPQAPDWNFSKYLIDEKGQLTHYFGPAVAPDSPEVQEALQKNRSV
- a CDS encoding MarR family winged helix-turn-helix transcriptional regulator → MDLLNLDHQVCFPLYVLSRQITAQYRPLLDELDLTYPQYLVFLVLWEQKSLSVKALGDRLYLDSGTLTPLLKRLEQKGLLRRHRAAHDERVVEISLTDEGIALRKKAEGIPERFVHRCNMTPEQMEALRDQAVRALEALATCQLDRTEEDAR
- a CDS encoding organic hydroperoxide resistance protein; this encodes MSKALYTAEATATGGRNGHVASSDNVLDLEVRVPREMGGPGGAYTNPEQLFAAGYAACFDSALNLIISKAKLKTGTTSVKASVGIGPNGSGGYGLHVTLVANIPGIDPAEAEALVRQAHAVCPYSNATRGNIDVDLQVTTDELTSENA
- a CDS encoding NADP-dependent oxidoreductase; protein product: MSGVQQIVLASRPHGTPDASHFRVEEVTLPALVEDEVRVKGWYYSVDPYMRGRMSDAKSYVPPYQIGAPINGGVIGKVIESRSEALQAGDVVLGTLPWATEAVVPAKALRKLDVEGVPAHYYLGVLGMPGLTAYVGLMDIGQPKAGETVVVSGASGAVGLVVGQIAKIQGCRVVGIAGSDEKVRLLKDYGFDEGINYKTTPDLNAALKAACPEGVDVYFDNVGGDISDAVLQQINTFGRVPLCGQIALYNADAVPMGPRLQPLLLKRSVLMQGFIVSNYQHRFPEAMQHLTGWVKEGRIQFTETIVAGFEQLPTAFLGLFSGKNQGKMIVEANV
- a CDS encoding diacylglycerol/lipid kinase family protein; the encoded protein is MQASPQRVILVLNPISGDTEKEACIAQIKTFAQQHWSDYHIYTTSGDGDEEALRQLIEERQPDMVVAVGGDGTVNMVGTLLVGKEVTLGIIPMGSGNGLSKDLGIPQDLDEAIAVLASGQPRPIDTLEINGQTSLHLSDLGFNALIVKRFDEGDQRGPMAYAWNTVKEYMDYEPAHYEVITPDEHYKGRAFMVTIANANMFGSNATINPEGKVDDGQFEVCILEEFPKAAGIGILYHMYRDSIDESVYTKVITCREARILNPDGSQFQIDGEVVGTPAEINVNIRHASLSVMLPLEQVRRSTRRKASVDKPAR
- a CDS encoding LLM class flavin-dependent oxidoreductase: MKEQKIKLSVLDQSPVRRGATAEQALQETIQLARLTDKLGYTRYWVSEHHNTPGLAGPAPEVLIARLAAETQHLRLGSGGVMLPNHSTLKVAENFRLLEALSPGRIDLGIGRAPGGDRLTAHLLNPSNQFDPRAFVQQLTELQDFLTDTVTPDTVLEKVKAIPHAATVPALWMLTSSGESGVLAAHFGMALSFAHFINPRGGPEAVQSYRHRFQPSERLPEPQANVGIFAFCADTDEKVQELLAVMDHRILNLEKGLRDSAPTYAEIKDYPYTEPELQRIHFNRGRMIAGTPEQMKEKIEQLAARYEVDEVVLATITDDFQDRLRSYELLADVFDLKPAGVAQAV